Proteins from one Cryptomeria japonica chromosome 4, Sugi_1.0, whole genome shotgun sequence genomic window:
- the LOC131060431 gene encoding uncharacterized protein LOC131060431 produces the protein MEEAMEGSDSGEGSGKRNGYVGVKRRHSHSGKISKVVKRTVIQPPKQNTPLYTIHKNDFRTIVQRLTGSPTAPPPPPPPPPPLLQRPRFPPPPPESVFSFNKLVCNSNLAAMKSVSFPSYQQQQVAADPSATGGAATFDPFTATTCADLGYAFQFPSQDIYPPLQELGPRGLVSHMTVPSAFSAPIQFPHPAAAAAMAAQQGSPPLFLQSAAVNAHQFVSSGSEFAVSQLLAGSQVPFSPGSFMPLSPTEQFQFGQLPPPSPGSWFSLPTSF, from the coding sequence ATGGAAGAAGCAATGGAAGGGTCTGATTCGGGTGAAGGAAGTGGCAAAAGGAATGGTTATGTGGGTGTGAAAAGACGGCATTCTCATTCTGGGAAGATCAGCAAGGTGGTGAAACGCACTGTAATTCAGCCGCCCAAACAAAACACACCACTTTACACCATTCACAAAAATGATTTCCGCACCATTGTCCAGCGGCTCACTGGCTCACCCACTGCACCACCACCACCGCCGCCACCACCGCCGCCTCTGTTGCAGAGACCAAGGTTCCCGCCGCCTCCGCCCGAATCGGTTTTCTCATTCAACAAGCTCGTCTGTAATTCCAATCTGGCGGCCATGAAATCCGTCTCTTTCCCATCTTATCAACAACAACAGGTCGCCGCTGATCCGTCCGCCACCGGCGGCGCCGCCACATTCGATCCTTTCACCGCCACCACCTGTGCAGATTTGGGGTACGCGTTCCAATTTCCCTCGCAGGATATTTATCCCCCTCTTCAGGAGCTAGGACCCAGGGGCCTGGTTTCGCATATGACCGTGCCCTCTGCTTTCTCAGCGCCTATCCAGTTCCCTCACCCTGCCGCCGCCGCCGCCATGGCGGCGCAGCAGGGCTCTCCGCCGCTTTTTCTGCAGTCGGCTGCAGTGAACGCCCACCAGTTTGTTTCGTCCGGCTCGGAGTTTGCGGTTTCTCAGTTGTTGGCGGGGTCGCAGGTTCCATTCTCGCCCGGGTCCTTCATGCCGCTTTCGCCCACTGAGCAATTTCAATTTGGACAGCTACCTCCTCCCTCGCCTGGTTCTTGGTTCTCCTTGCCCACTTCGTTTTAG